In Chlorobiota bacterium, the sequence TCAATCGCACAACATCGCCCACTGGAACGGAGGGGTCTGGCGTTCGATGAACGAAGGGATCGGCTACAACTACCAAGGGGGCACGTACGATTCCGCCTCCAAAGTTTTTGCCGTGGCGGTCCGCAATAACGAGGTGTTCGTTGGCGGCCAATTCGATCTTGCCGGCGGCAAGCGTGCCAACCGTGTGGCGCGGTGGGACCAAGCCACGCAAACGTGGTCCCCGCTTGGCAACGGGCTTGGCGGAAGCAGTTTCTACACCTTCGCCCAAGCGATTGCTGCCGACGCAAACAACGTCTATGTTGGCGGCGTGTTCCCAACCGCTGGGAACGTCAACGCAAAGAACATTGCCCGGTGGGATGGCAACCAATGGAGCATCCTGGGAACCGGAAACCAGAACGGGGTGAACAACTCCGTCTATGCCATTCAGATCACAAAGGATGGCGAGGTGGTGGTGGGGGGGGATTTCACCATCGCCGGAGCAACCCCCGTGAAGAACATCGCCATTTGGCGGAACAACGCCTGGACCGACCCCGGCGGCGGGGTGAACGGAAAAGTTTATGCGATTGACACCGCCAACGATGGCATCTACGTTGGCGGCAGCTTCAACCTGGGCGGGAACCAAGTGCTTTCGCGCATTGGCCGCTGGGACGGATCCACATGGACCAACCTGGGAAGCGGAACCGGGGCGGGTTGGCCCCGGGGAAACGGTGGTCCGCGCCATTGGAAGCACCGGGCCGGAGGTCTATGCCGGGGGTGAGTTCACCCTTGCCGGGCAGCATCCCAGCTACAACATCGGGCGTTGGTTCAAGGGGCTTCCCGGGATGATCTCCTCCGCCGACGATCCCAACGGAACTACCCCATCGGGCAGCCAAACCATCTGGCTTGATCGTGCTTCGGGGCAACTGTATCTTCGCGGCAGCTTCCCCCACCCCGCCACGCTGCAACTGATGAACGTGCGGGGCCAGCAAACGGGGGAACCACTGCTGGTGGAAGCCGGACAATCGCACCAACTGTGGGCGATTGCAGATCTGCCAAACGGACTCTACTTCTGCCGCATCCAGATGGAGGGCGTGACGAAGGTCCTTCCGGTGATGATTGCCCGGTGATGCCAGCCCGGCAACGCCGCGCTGGATTTCGGCGATTCCCCTTCCCTGCAAGAAACTCTACCTGACGAATCCGATACCTTGAAATAATCCTTCAGCCATGAAAACCATGCTACGCTCCGTACCATTGCTTCTGCTTCTGCTGTTTGGCGTGCAGCTCCATCATCTTGCCGCGCAGGTTGCGCCGGTGGAGTTTGGCGGCGACCTTCAGCAAGGGGAGCCAAAAATTCCGCTGGAACGAATACTGAACCCCGACGGGACCGTCAATCTTTCATCGGGAATACAAGGGACGCTGGACCCCAAAGGGTGGCGCATGACGGTGGACCACCACGGCCGCCCGCGATTTGTGCAGGCCAACGGGACCTTCGGCGTAGCCTCGGTTGCCAGCAAGCCAGGCGATGACCAGTGGGACGACCGGTTTGGCCAAGCTGCCGACAACGGCGGGCTGAACGATGAGGTGTTCACCGCAGCGGTGTTCAACAACTGGTTGTTTGTTGGCGGCGCATTCACCCAAGCCGGATCCAAAGCGTTGAACTACATCGCCCGCTGGAACGGGTCGTCGTGGCAATCGCTGGGGGATGGCCCGCTGAACGGAACCAACGGGTTCGTCTATGCCCTTGCCATTCGCGGCGACATCCTGTACGTGGGTGGGAAATTCACCACCGCCGGCGGGGTTCCCGTGAAGAATATCGCCCAATATTCCATCAGCCAACGGGTGTGGGCCGGGATGGGGCCGTTTGGGCCAAGCTCCGTGGGTCTGGGGGGAGATGACCAAGCCTTTGTTGGAGCAATTTTGGTGAAGGACACCCTGGTCTATGCCGGCGGCAGCTTCAACGATGCCAACGGAACCCCAGTGAAAAACCTGGCGGTGTGGGACCTTGCAAAAAAACGCTGGTTTGCGGTTGGGGACCCAGGAAGCGGAGTGAATGGAACCGTGAACGCCATTGCAGCCTTAAAGTCGAAAATTTTTATCGGCGGGAATTTCAGCTCCGTCGGGTCGGTCCCGGCAAGCGGCATTGCCCGTTGGGATGGCACGAATTGGTCATCGCTGGGGAACGGGGTCAACGGGTTCGTCAACGCGATTGGGGTGATGGGCGACACCCTGTTTGTTGGCGGAAGTTTCTCGATGGCCGGGGATAGCGGCGCAAAAAATATCGCCCGCTGGGAGGAAGACTCCATCCGTTGGACCCCGGTGACGGGGGTTTACCAACTGTGGGATTCCATCGCCCCCTTCCGCGAGGACGACGGCGTGAACGGCATTGTCCGTTCCATCACCATCAGCGGGCGGAAGGTGTATGTTGGCGGCACGTTCCAATCGGTCTTCCCGGGCCAGTACACCCTGAACCGGGTTTATTGCGGCTACGTTGCGGTCTGGAACGAGCTTCCCGAATCGAACATCTGGTGGCAGACGCTTGGCTACGGCTCGCGCGCGGGGACCGATGGATTCGTCAACGCAATCGCGTTGAAGGATGATGAGGCCTATGTGGCTGGCAGCTTCACCACCGCTGGTGGCGAGCCATCGGCGCGGGTGGCGCGGTACTCTGGCGGGCGATGGTTCCCGTTCAACAACAACTCTAGCGGCGGGGCAACCATCATCACGGAATTCGACGAGCGGGTGTATGCCAGCGGAAAATTCCGCGCCGGCGCAACGGGGAATCCGTTGGATGTGAACAT encodes:
- a CDS encoding T9SS type A sorting domain-containing protein → MKTMLRSVPLLLLLLFGVQLHHLAAQVAPVEFGGDLQQGEPKIPLERILNPDGTVNLSSGIQGTLDPKGWRMTVDHHGRPRFVQANGTFGVASVASKPGDDQWDDRFGQAADNGGLNDEVFTAAVFNNWLFVGGAFTQAGSKALNYIARWNGSSWQSLGDGPLNGTNGFVYALAIRGDILYVGGKFTTAGGVPVKNIAQYSISQRVWAGMGPFGPSSVGLGGDDQAFVGAILVKDTLVYAGGSFNDANGTPVKNLAVWDLAKKRWFAVGDPGSGVNGTVNAIAALKSKIFIGGNFSSVGSVPASGIARWDGTNWSSLGNGVNGFVNAIGVMGDTLFVGGSFSMAGDSGAKNIARWEEDSIRWTPVTGVYQLWDSIAPFREDDGVNGIVRSITISGRKVYVGGTFQSVFPGQYTLNRVYCGYVAVWNELPESNIWWQTLGYGSRAGTDGFVNAIALKDDEAYVAGSFTTAGGEPSARVARYSGGRWFPFNNNSSGGATIITEFDERVYASGKFRAGATGNPLDVNIASLDGNVWTNLSGTVTGPVFSLVGHGDDLYIGGAFRSGNGLAANNVVRWNKTSNKWELLGTGVNGPTLAFISAMAIRGDKLYVGGLFDTAGTTLAQNVAVWDLTKQTWSNLGSGIDGVVLSLAIDDAGTLYAGGRFLRAGGQPASNIARWDGTSWTPLDSGLNEAVFVLSVRGNYLHAGGDFTASGNQPLGHIGVWNIEQKHWFGLGSGIGGHFAPYANTMAWRGPDMYVAGYFSLAGGDSAANIARWNGNQWISLGSGVNGTVHGMTAIGNDIYLCGNFTNAGAKASIYFGIWHETPLAAPGEPATAVRGLRSWPNPTTGNGQIGFTLERPTHVTIQVLNLRGERVATLYDGTLYAGDHIVNHDLSTLPGGTYLYRLNAEGNVSSGMVTVAK